Proteins from a genomic interval of Quercus lobata isolate SW786 chromosome 11, ValleyOak3.0 Primary Assembly, whole genome shotgun sequence:
- the LOC115968968 gene encoding fructose-1,6-bisphosphatase, cytosolic: MQTPTIPLNPCSTFPPKSHHTQLKLLPKLHLLPQSLFYRPPKMASLGGFGFGVRSQVVGCGASSSSSSGVDTNGLCTLTEYVGKEGLNVGDDMVVLLHHIQYACKRIAALVASPFNSSLGKQNTLAGTGTGSGRDAPKPLDIVSNEIILSSLRSSGKVAVMASEEDDAPIWLTDDGPFVVVTDPLDGSRNIDASIPTGTIFGIYNRLVEVDHLPKEEKALLNSLQAGARLVAAGYVLYSSATILCTSFGSGTHAFTLDHSTGDFILTHPSIKIPPRGQIYSVNDARYFDWPEGLRRYIDTVRQGKGRYPKKYSARYICSLVADLHRTLMYGGVAMNPRDHLRLVYEANPLSFLVEQAGGRGSDGKSRILSIQPVKLHQRLPLFLGSLEDMEELESYGDVQQRVNPGYEV; the protein is encoded by the exons ATGCAAACACCCACAATACCTCTCAACCCATGTTCAACCTTCCCTCCAAAATCCCACCATACCCAGTTGAAGTTGCTTCCAAAACTTCATCTCCTTCCTCAAAGCTTATTCTATAGACCACCAAAAATGGCTTCTCttggtgggtttggttttggtgtGAGGTCACAAGTAGTGGGTTGtggtgcttcttcttcttcttcaagtggGGTTGATACTAATGGGTTGTGTACTTTGACAGAGTATGTGGGTAAGGAAGGATTGAATGTGGGAGATGATATGGTGGTCTTGCTTCATCATATTCAGTATGCTTGCAAGAGAATTGCAGCTTTGGTGGCCTCTCCTTTCAATTCCAGCCTTGGGAAACAGAACACTCTTGCTGGCACTGGTACTGGGTCTGGCAGGGATGCTCCAAAACCACTTGATATTGTCTCA AATGAAATCATCTTGTCGTCTCTTCGCAGTTCTGGAAAAGTTGCAGTCATggcttcagaagaagatgatgcTCCGATCTGGTTAACTGATGATGGACCATTTGTAGTGGTAACGGATCCCCTTGATGGTTCTCGAAATATTGATGCATCAATTCCAACTGGAACAATTTTTGGAATTTATAATCGCCTTGTGGAAGTAGATCATCTACCCAAGGAGGAGAAGGCTTTGCTGAATTCACTCCAAGCTGGAGCTAGGCTTGTAGCTGCTGGCTATGTTCTCTATTCATCAGCTACAATTCTCTGCACCAGCTTTGGTTCGGGGACACATGCATTTACACTGGATCATTCAACAGGAGATTTCATTCTCACACATCCAAGCATTAAAATTCCTCCTCGag GACAAATCTATTCAGTAAATGATGCACGATATTTCGACTGGCCGGAAGGGTTAAGGCGATACATTGACACTGTGAGACAAGGAAAAGGCAGATACCCCAAGAAGTACTCGGCCCGTTATATTTGTTCTCTGGTAGCTGATCTCCATCGGACTCTAATGTATGGAGGGGTGGCAATGAATCCAAGGGACCATCTTCGTCTGGTTTATGAGGCAAACCCTCTAAGTTTTCTTGTAGAGCAAGCTGGGGGCAGAGGATCTGATGGTAAAAGTAGGATTCTTTCAATTCAACCAGTTAAGCTGCATCAAAGACTTCCACTGTTTCTTGGAAGTTTGGAGGACATGGAAGAGTTGGAGAGTTACGGGGATGTACAACAGAGAGTAAATCCTGGTTATGAAGTTTGA
- the LOC115966617 gene encoding uncharacterized protein LOC115966617, whose product MAAVERLTKQNHDLEEQLRQRDAGHNVQEKNQEGTSAERMDQERPEGSNAPSRPKRQNMSLPSLMDTAPSPIVAEMQAMKEQMEVMMNALKGRVSNDLDDLVNRTNSPFTTSVNFFPLPQKFRMPQIESYDGVKDPLDHLETFKTLMHLQGVPDEIICRAFPTTLKGPARIWFSRLTPNSINTFKELSAQFTSHFIGGHRYKRPTACLMSTKQQEDETLRSYITRFNKEALSIDEEDDKILVAAFTNGLRKGKFLFSLYKNDPKTMSDVLYRATKYINAEDALLAREEKPRKRERQEDTRQDRGRKMARTGDRRDERRSRPPTGKFTSFTPLTAPIDQVLMQIKDEGALMFPGKLKGDPNKRPRDKYCRFHRDHEHDTAYCYNLKQQIKALIRQGKLQRFVNKERTDPP is encoded by the coding sequence ATGGCAGCAGTGGAACGTctcacaaaacaaaaccatgatCTGGAGGAACAGCTACGCCAAAGGGATGCAGGACACAACGTTCAAGAGAAAAACCAAGAAGGTACCAGTGCCGAACGAATGGACCAAGAGAGGCCAGAGGGTAGTAATGCCCCAAGCAGACCAAAACGGCAAAACATGAGCCTTCCATCTCTCATGGATACGGCCCCCTCACCTATTGTCGCAGAGATGCAAGcgatgaaggaacagatggagGTCATGATGAATGCCCTCAAGGGACGAGTGTCCAATGATCTCGATGACCTAGTAAACAGAACCAACTCACCGTTCACTACCTCTGTCAACTTCTTCCCCCTACCACAGAAATTTCGCATGCCCCAGATTGAAAGCTAcgacggggtcaaggaccccctCGATCACCTAGAGActttcaagaccctaatgcaccttcaaggagtaccAGACGAAATCATATGTAGGGCCTTTCCTACGACATTGAAGGGTCCTgcaagaatttggttcagtAGACTGACGCCGAATTCCATCAACACTTTCAAGGAGTTGAGCGCCCAGTTCACCTCGCACTTTATTGGTGGACATAGGTACAAGAGGCCTACTGCGTGCTTGATGAGCACAAAGCAGCAAGAAGACGAGACGCTGAGATCCTACATAACTCGCTTCAACAAGGAGGCCCTTTCAATAGACGAAGAGGATGATAAGATACTCGTAGCAGCATTCACTAATGGGTTACGGAAGGGTAagttcttgttttctttatacaagAACGACCCAAAAACCATGTCGGATGTACTCTATAGAGCCACCAAATACATAAACGCGGAAGACGCATTGTTGGCCCGCGAGGAGAAGCCTAGAAAGAGGGAAAGACAGGAGGACACACGACAGGATAGGGGGCGAAAGATGGCTAGAACCGGAGATCGACGAGATGAAAGGCGCTCTAGACCCCCCACTGGGAAGTTCACGAGCTTCACCCCATTAACCGCCCCGATAGATCAAGTCTTAATGCAGATCAAAGATGAAGGAGCCCTGATGTTCCCTGGTAAGCTCAAGGGAGATCCCAACAAGAGGCCAAGGGACAAGTATTGCCGCTTCCACCGTGACCACGAGCACGACACAGCCTACTGCTACAATTTGAAACAGCAGATTAAGGCTCTTATCAGACAAGGGAAGCTACAGAGATTCGTTAACAAGGAAAGAACTGATCCACCCTAG